The sequence TGGCGTTCGTCGTCGGCGTGGCCTTCGCGGGTCCGCTTCTACACATGCTCGGCCATGAGTCGGGTGGCTTTCACCTCTACGGCGATAGCTCTGGCGGCAAGACCACTCACCTGCAAGTCGCTGCCTCCGTCTACGGCGGACCACGCTTGGTGCGTTCGTGGCGCTCGACCGATAACGCGCTGGAATCTATCGCAGCAGCGCATTCGGACGGCCTCTTGATACTCGATGAAATCGGCATGTGCGATCCGCGCATTATCGGCGAGACGGTTTACATGCTCGGCAATGGCACCGGTAAAGCTCGCGCCAATGATCGGGGTCAAGCAGGCCGACAGGTGCAGGAGTGGCGTTTGCTGTTTTTGTCCACGGGCGAGAAAACCTTGGCGCAGCACATGGCCGAAGCCAACAAGGAGCTAAAAGCGGGCATGGAGGTGCGCATGCTCGCCGTCCCGGCCGATGCCAGCAAAGGCCTCGGCATGTTCGACAAGCTCAACGGTTTCGAAGACGCGGCAGCACTGTCCGACGCGCTCAAAGCCCGCGTGGCGAACTACTACGGCACACCGATCACCGCGTTCCTCACCGCCCTGTGCGAGCCGGGCAAGCGTCACGGCTGGGCAGCGATCCTGCGCCGCACGCTGGAAGGCTTCATTGCCAAGTCGCTCCCAGCATCCGCGAGTGGACAGGCACACCGTGCCGCTGCTCGCTTCGGCCTCGCCGCCGCAGCAGGCGAGCTGGCCACAGCAATGGGCATCACCGGCTGGCCGGACGGAACCGCTACCACTGCTGCTCGCGTATGCCTGAATGCTTGGCTAAACGAACGAGGCGGCGCCGGTAACTTCGAGGGTGATGCGATTTTGGCGCGCCTGCGCCAGGTCATCGAACGCTTCGGCGAAAGCCGCTTCACCCGCTGGGAATCGGCGGCGGCCAAGATCGACGAACACGGCCCGCGCACCATCGACCGCCTCGGCTTTCGCAAGACGCTGGAGCACGGCATGGGCGACACCATGCACACCACCAACACCTACTACGTGCTGCCTGAAGCATGGCGCTCCGAGATCTTCCGGGGCATGAACATCAACGCCGTGAACAAGGAACTGCTGCAGCGCGGAGTGCTGGAACCGGCTAGCGACGGCAAGGCATCGAGTTTGGTCCGGTTGCCCGGTCTGGGGCCGCAACGCTGCTACATCGTGAAGACGATTCCCGGAACGGATGAGAGCGAGGCTCGGGCTGCCTGAGGGCATCCCCGTTGATCGAGGTAGCGCCGGCTTATTCCCGGCCTCGCCAGCCGGTCATTCAACCCAAACCCAATTTGAAGGAACAAGACAGATGAACGAATTCCAAGCTTCTACCGAACAACATGAACTGCTGGCCTGCGAACTGGGCTGCAGCGAGGCCATCTTACTTTCACTGCCGAATTCGGATAGCACTCTCGCAGCCGCTAACTGCGAGAAGAAGCAACGGTTGATCGATGAGATCGACCAACTGACCATCCGCCGTGATAAATACTTGAGGGCGGCTGAAGAGCAATACGCCGAGATGGCACCGTTGGAAGAATTACTGGAGGGCGACGAAGAATTAGACGCGAATCGTCTGCGTGAAGTCCGCAGTGAGTACAACACGCTAAAACTTCCTTACGACTCAAATAAACACCATGCCTGGATCTTAGATGCTCAGATCACTCGACGCGAGCAACTGCTCAATCATGAAACCTTGATGGTCGGTTACACCGATTCGATAGCGAACTGGAAAGCCGACGAACTGGAGCTCAACGAAAAACGCGACAGCCTTAGCAAACGCTTGGTACATATCCAGCAGCAAGCAGAAGAGGACATGGCCAAGGCCCGGCAAGCCGAAACCGATGCCGCTACCGCTTATGCGCAGGCAGTGGCCTGGGGCGACACCGAGGGCGAAAAGAACGCCAATACAGATGCGCAAAAGGCTGCGAAAAACCTTGCGACTGCCATCGAGCACAATCGTCGCCAGCACCTAATCATTAACGCGCTGGAGCAGGAGCTGGTCATCGTCGACCAGCACATTGCCGAGGCGCAAAGGGAACACACTGCCATCCAAAGAACGGCCTTGTTGCTGGCCGAAAAGGTACTGGAAGAGCAGTGGAACGAAAAAGCTCAGGCACTGATGGATATGGGCGCCAAGCTATGGGCTACTCAACGTTTGCTGGGGGGCGAACACCTCAGCCTGATGAAGCTGGTGCTTCCAAAAGAAGGTGAAGATTTCCACAGCTGGAATTGGCACGAGCTGGCGGATCGATCCGGCCAGTACAGCGTGCAAGACATCCTCTCGATGTAACCCGCTGACTCATCGAAACAGCCTACGAGCGTGGGCTGTTTAAAACCTCGCCAGAGCACAAAATGATCATTCAATTTGACCTTAGAAATACTCCCAACTGGAAAGACCTACTGAAAGCTCGGATAGAGTCCTTGAAGGAAATGCTAGACTTCGTGGACGCAAAGTCTAGCAAAAGAACGAAAGTCCAGATTCTCACTGTAGAACTGATCAGAGCCGAGATCATCAGCATTCGAGAATATTTGAAATTGCCTGAATAGCGCTGAACTTGTATGTCACCCGAACATTCAAACGTTTATCAAACACATATAGGAAACAAGCATGTCCAAACTTGCCGAATACCGTCAGCTAGAAAAACACCTCGCCGAGCAGCTCCAAGCACTGGAGACGATGAAGGGCGACGATGCGCTGAAAAAAGAAATCGAGTTTGAAACCAAGCTGCGCGAACTGCTCGATAAATACGGCTTCAGCCTTAAGCACATCATCAATCTGCTTGACCCTCAGAGCAGCTCGCGCCGCCAAGCGCCAGCTCAAACGACCGGCACGCGCAAGCCTCGCGAGCTGAAGACTTACAAGAACCCACACTCCGGTGAAGTGGTTGAAACCAAAGGCGGCAATCACAAGACGCTGAAAGAGTGGAAAACCAAGCACGGCGCCGATGAAGTTGAAAGCTGGCTGAAAAAGTAAAGTAGCGTCACCTGAAAAAGGGCCCACCCGGGCCCTTTTTAGTTATTCTTACCTCCAATAGCCCCCTTACTTAACTTACTCTTTAAAGCCTCGCAAACCCTGTGATGCGCGCCAGGCTTTGACGGTTTCGAGAATGCCTTTAGGCGAATCGTCTTGGCCATCTTCTGGGTAATAAATCCAATCAGAGGCGGCTGGATTGCCAGTTACTTCAATGAAATTTTCCAGTAACTCGTCCTGATAGTTTTCGTTGCCAGCGGCGCTGCAGATTTCTTTGATCAGTTCGAGAAACTCGTTCTCCGAGTATTCGGAAAGGCTGCTTTTGACTGCGATCATTTCGAGCTCCGGTGTGTATCAATATGGTGCTTGGGTGTCATGGCGCTGAGGTTGTCGACGTCGTAAACCTCGCCACCTTCAGAAACTGGAATCCCGTGGTGTAGCTCAAAGGATCGGCGTTTACCCACGGTATCAATCGCCCTAGCGCGAGGCGCCATACCTTCAAGCATTCGGGTTTTATTGCTGTCGTTGAATTGGCTAGCGAGCTCCGTATCGTTCCCGACCGCAATCCAGAATGCCTTTCTGAAAGCGTCGAAGCTGCTAAAGCTCTTTCCCCTGAGCTGATCTGCGATTCGCGTCGGCACAGGCGCCCCCAAACCAACGCTGGCGCCGGCGAGCCAGATGCCTGTCACATCTGTTCCCTGCCCGGTAACAATGCCTGAGTTGAGGCGTACATTCATTACAATGTACAGCGGCTGCACGCCCGAATCAGCCGGGAATACGAGGATGAAATCTTTGTATTGGTCGGGGTAGATCGGGCTGACAATGATGCTATCGGCCTGTTCGGTCGGCGGATAAATCCAAATCTGTGGAGCTTGAGGGGCTCCCTCTAAAGGCGGGATACCGGCGGTGCTCGAGGGATCGACCGCCGGCGTCCAGATGAGGGTTACGCCGTCGCCGAAGTCGGCGACCTGCTGAGACCCCTGCTGGACGAATTGCACGACGGGAATCATTTCCCAGTCACTGCGCTTCTGGGTGTTGTACCCGTACCCCTTCAGTGTTCCGTCACCCTGCTCCTCAACATGGAGGCGGACGCGAGTCCGAGCCTTCTCCAATGACTGAAGCTCGACTTCTGTGTAAAGAGAACTGTCACCAAGGCTCGACGGCCACAGCAGAGCGACTATCCCCGCCAATGTGCCAGCGGCCACACCGGCGGTGAGAACGCCGGTCCCACCAGCAGCCCCCGTTGCAGCAGAGCCGGTTGCAATACTTGCACCCCCAGCGGCTCCAGCCGTACACAACCCACCACAAGAGGCAGCCGCGGCTCCAGTGCCACCCAATAGGAGAGTTCCCAAGGCGGCGGGTAAGGCATTCCCGCTGATTTTTTTCAGCGGAATATTACCCACGGCATCGGCCTCACGACCGCCAAGAAGTGAGAACTCTCCGTACTTGGCCAGGCTCTCGACCGGGATAAATCCGGCAGGGTGCTTGTGATCGATCACACCATCTGCGAGATCGCAGCTTTTCGCGAATACACACCCTTTGCTAGTGGGAGTTGTGTCGTTCTTAAGTGGGAACTCTTTGTATTCCGCCCAACGCTGGGCATGTACATCGACGGGCTCGGTGCCACTATTGCGGTAACCCTTCGGTAGGTTGGGGACGTATCCGCTCATTCCTTGATTCCTGAATCCTTTTTCATCCTGAAAGACAGCATGCCGCTGGCGAAAACACTGCGGTGAGCAGCAATGCGGACTGCAGAACGTGCTTATTTACACGGTCTCGGCCAGAGAGGATAACCGACGCGATTTGTTAGTCGAGTGGTGGCCCATAGCCAGACCTAGGCATAATCCGACCCAAGCAACAATTATGTGGACATTGGCTGTTTTCGACTCAATTAGACGCCCGCGGAGGTCCGCTTTCTGACAAAAACGGTCATTGGTGCAAGGAGTGCTACTCTCCTAAAAGCTCGTAAATTGAGCAAATCTTCTTCACTACTTCTTTTGTAATCGAAGCGAAGCTAGGATGGTAAGCGTTCTACAGTCCAGATTCGTCTGGAACTCGCCAATAAAGGACATTGTCGGCATCGCCGATTAAGAGGAAGAGGCGGATGCTAACAAATAGCGGCAAGAACGAACTTAAAGACCAAAAATTTATTGCAGATATTTCAGGCGAAAAGTATTCAAATGTTAACTTTGTACGCTTGGTGGCAAAAGAACGAAAATTTACTAAAATAGACTTCAGGTACTCCACATTCGACGCTTGCTATTTACGCAACTGCAAATTCGACTCTTGCGATTTCACGGGCTGCCGCTTTGTAAGCACCAATTTACACGGATCCATTTTTAGCGGGTGTAAATTTGAATACGCGTCCTTCGAGAGAACCGACATCAATAATGAAGTGCTTTCCAGTGGTTGCCCCGGCAGCGAAAACCTTAAGATTCGGTTCGCTCGATCTCTCCGCATGAATTATCAACAACTGGGTGATGCGATATCTGTAAACAGAGCCATTGAAGTTGAATTAAATGCAACCAAGGAGCATCTATACAAAGCGTGGCACTCTAACGAATCATATTACCGTAACAAATATAAGTCCTGGCAGCGAGCCCACCAATTTTTATTATGGACAAAGTTCAAACTGCTAGATCTTTTGTGGGGGAATGGCGAAAGCGCCTGGAAGCTCGTCTGCGCCGTTTTTGCGGTCTTAGCGTTTATGACTCTCTTCGACGTCCTAAATTACCGCGACCACTTTATTATCAAAAGCTATTGGTGCGCTTTCTTGCAAGCCCCGCAAGTGTTTCTTGGAACGATCCATCCGCAACATTTTCCTGCCAGCTATATAACTTTTGTGACCTTTTTAAGACTTGTTCTATTTGGTTTTTTCATGGCAATTATTGTAAAAAGGTTTAATCGGCGATGACGGGGCATATATACGCTTTCGGCTCTATTTGCAGGGGTGAGGTTACGCCAGAATCCGACGTTGATCTTCTCGCAATTACACAGGGATCAGATCAGAGATTCAGTTCAGATGTGTACTCAATTTACTCATATGCCCGAATAGCGGAGATATGGAATGAGGGAAACGCATTCGCGTGGCATTTATCACTTGAATCGAGGCTACTGTATTCACCCGACAACACAGACTATTTACAGGAATTGGGAACTCCCGCCATATATCAATCGGCGACTCTAGATTGTGAAAAATTTTTCGCGTTATTTGCAAGTTCAGCCAAAGCGCTCCGTGGAGGAACTAACAGCCCGATCTTCGAATTATCTACAATTTTCTTAGCTGTACGAAATTTTGCGACATGCTACTCACTCGGCACTGGGATCCCTGATTTTTCGCGCCACTCCGCCCTTCGACTTGGCTCCAACAGCCTAGATTTCCCGAACGATGCTTTCTCAATTTTAGAGCGTGCTCGACTCATCTGTACGCGTGGATTAGGAAATTTGATATCCAAAGAAGAAACCCACTTCGTCACGGGTACGTTAGCGGCAATAGAACAATGGATGCGGACTTTATTAATTTCGGTAGGCAAGACATGAATGACTTCAACAATAGAATTGATGCTCAACGCAATATTCTTCGATTAGTCAATGCGCATAATTGGCCAGCAGAGGAGCTTTCTGGACTATCAAACAAAGCAATCAATCGCTGGATATTAGCAAACCAAATTGATACTAATTCGCCATTGGCAGAACTGATTGGCGCTGCCGGCTTGGCCTTATTTTTCTTGGCAAATAAAAGCCAAGAGCAGGTGACGGACGAATATAAACTCCATTCGCAGAAAATAACCGTCCTCATAAACAAGATCGCAATTGAAATTGAAGAATTACATTAACGACTATTTGACTGAATCATAGACATATATCAGTCACTTTATTTCGCTATCAGAGATTGGCGGTGCAGATAGACGCTTTGGATCGGAACCCGAGTTGAACTCGAACTCCTTATCACCTAAAGTGATGATCGTTCTATATCCCAAATTCATTAACTCGAAGCCTAAATGGAATGGTTTTTCTGCGGTGGACGGCATATAAGCGACGTATACATCAACATTCTGATAAAAGCAGAGTCTTACTAGAAAAATTCCGAACATATCTGGCTCGGTATATTGATAATAAAATACGCCTGGATTATCACCATACTTAGTCTTATCGGCAAGTTCCAGGCTTGCTTTTTCTTTAATGAAGGCTTTGAATGCTTTTGGATTAGGCACGTTTGTGTGAAGAAACCCTAAGTACGCCTTGGTGCTGCCTATAAAGTTGGCCTTAAAATGATGTCTGTGTATGCCATAGGCAATATGTGTAAAGCAGTCAATCAGACGTTTGTAATCAGGAGTTCCCCAAAGAATGTCGATAAATTTGTTTTCGCTACCCAGTCGAACGAGTCGTTTTTTAAGGAAAACTTTTTCTAATAACTTGTAAGACGTTCGTTTTAGAGACCTTTGGATTTTCCCATTATAATGTTCGAAACCGATGGAGTTGTTTCCAAGAATCCCGGCAATACTTACCATCAAAAACTCATCATCAACAGATTTTTTACAATTATGCTCCTCGCAAGAAGGTACTGTGATGAGGTTCAACCTAAAGTTAACACCGGCATCCTTTAACTCAGGAAATAGACATTTTGGAGGTACGTGCTCGACAGTGGTACCTGGCTTGTCGCACATATAGCATAATTCAGACATTGGGCCTTCGCTTTTATAGCCTCTATGATAAGGCGGTTAATTCATGCGCAACAACAGAGCAAGTGTCTACGACTCAAAGTGGCGAATCAATCATGTCGTTTACAGAAGCCGGCAAGCCACTTAAAGGACTCGGCTTCGCGAACTTTAAACTCCAGCACCACAACTAATAAGGAAATTTATCCAACGGCAGACTTCGAACATCTCTACGGAATACAAAATCTAAATGAGGTATTTCAACTTCTGCCTTGTTCGAACAGCACTGCCCAAACTTATTTCCATTTTTGCAAGGGCATTCAGATTCCAGTTCCACACGACAAAACATATCAATTGGAAACTTTTTTGTCGTTCTAATAACGTCCCACTCTTCAAAAGCCTCTTCCAAAACAACCATAAGATGCTCCAACACGGAAAAATCCAGAGTCTCATCATTATGAACAACAGAATATTTTTGAACTGGCTTGGAAACAATAGATATCTCTTTAAGTACCAAATCACGTGCAACATGAACGCATAATTTTCCGTTGTATATTTTACCCTTCACATGTGCACACCTAGATCGAGGACGAATTTTATGGTTACATATACCGCACTCGTAATATCCAACAACCATACCCGGGCTTGAAAATACACAATAAGGATAAAGTGATTGCAGATTCGAAACTTGGTGAGCTATGAAATAAATATTTTTACTTATACAGAATTCCTCACTCGAGTTCCGCATAACAAACTGACACTTTATCTCGCATCGCTCTAGGTCGTACCATGCCTCTCTGTACTCCCTCCGTTTTATTTTGTGAAATGCCTCTATATAGATCAGCGTAAGCTGGAGCGCTTCTGACTCTCTCCAGCAATTGTTTGCAAGCTCTTCGTTCGCAGCGCCAACAGCTTGTTTCTTGAGTTTCTCAAGCTCACTCAAAACCCATTTAATATGTGGATTTTTTGTGTGCTCAAGCTTAGTCAACTCAAACTTCATTTTCAAGTTCCTTGATAGCAGTGAAAACTTTTTCTAGTTTTTCAATCTTGCCATCAAAACTAATCGAAACTGTAGAGCCACTTTTCCTTTCGATGATAAGCTTTAAAGATATCCCATCATCCTTCTGGGCTTTGAGCTTATCATATATATAAGATGACATAAGATTGGTTAGCAATGGAAGAACAATACTAGAGACAAAAAATGTTCCAAGCCAAAAATCCGCCCCATGTAGACTTAGCTCTTTGTAATCTTCGTCAGTAGAATATATCTCAGCATCGACATTTCTTTCGTTTAGATAATCAAGCGTATCTAGACTACCCGCGTAAAACTCATCTACTGTTTCGTGGGACGGCAAAATAATCAAATTTTTCCCTTTGATAATTTCCGCCAGCGACGGGGACGCGTTACGGACTAATTCTGCACGCGTCAATGATTCTTCTTTTACCTCAAAACGGTCTTTCTGTTCCAATATCGACATTTACAGAACACCCTTTCCATGGTTTATCAAACGGTAGGTAGATATTATTCGATGTTGAGCGATTTGGTAATGGCCATTGCGCACTATCCGTAATCGTATGCTGCGCTTCGGTAGCAAGTCACCTCGTGCCATTCACAAATCGCGGCCACATGTCATTCGGAGATATCAGGTAAATGCTCTCCGGTCGGCGGTGTGATGAGCTTTGCGCCTAAGCATCAGATCGGACCACCGCTTCTGGCCGATGGCTGATAGCAAATGAACGGGATGAGTAAGAATGCGATGGACCTCCTTTCCTGCCTAACTGGCGTCCCCACCTTTTTAGCCGTCCTCGTTCGACCGAGCGTTACACCTGCTGTGCCAGTAACACGCCTCAAGTCCTACGTCAGAAAGCCGTGTTACCTCAGGAATAATGAGCAATTACAATGTGTTAGGACACATCGTTACACCAGTAACATGCGTAACACTAGTCTTAGGGGTGTGCGCATCCCCGCTCCCCGACGCATCGATCCCTCCAGCGAACGGCAGCTGGAGTTTCCAACATCTGCTGGGGACCCTGCGGTTCTCTTTCAGACACGGGGTCGGAAACCCGCAGGACCTTGTTAGCGGGAGAACTCCCAGCTTAGTGAACAGGTGAACCCGGTGAACTGCCGGTTCACCTGTGCATTTACCCTATGGAATGGCCTACCTGAGGTCACCATTACCGATACGGTAATGGTGGCTGTTTTTCGATGTGTTTCTTTCAATTTCAATGACTGAAATTTCAGTAACTCTTGAGTCCTCCCACTAACGAAGCCCCGCGGGTTTCCGACCCCGTGTCCTTCAGATAGTCCTAGGGTCCCCGGCGGCATTTCGGGGACTGATTGCTTTCTGCCATCCCCCAGCTAACCTCCATCCCTGCTGGTCATGGGGTATCCCAGCCAGCACAACAGACATGGTTAAAAATGTTGAGTCATTACCGATCCGACACACGGAAGCGAGGACTAGCAAATGCAATCATTTATCGTGAACAGAAACGTTCAACCCAACGGCGACTACGAAGTGCACAACACGACGACTGGATGCAGCTTCATGCCGCAGCTACAGAACCAGGTACCACTCGGAAGTCATCTCACCTGCATCGGTGCTGTAAACGCCGCCCGAGCTGTAAACCCAAATCTGCGAATCAACGGTTGCTACTACTGCTGCAACCCTTGCCACACCAGCTAGGTTGCCGGGAGTGCATGGCTGGTTGCGGGTCGTTTATGCCTAAACCTACGATTGTGCGATCATAGGCCTAAGCAACCTGTATCCCCGTGTGTATCCCTAACTGTGTAATCCTGCTACAAGCCACGGATTATATGGAAGACTACAGTCTCCCTCGGGCACCAAAATCAAGAAAGGTCTTGCTTAGCAAGGCCTTTTTTTCGTCTGGAGAAAAGTGCTCGCGCAATGCTGAACGCTCACCACCGCGCGGTTCGCACGTGACATAGCACGGACTCAGGTGTCGGAGTCGTTTGCAGGCTCAGCCTGAGCACTTCCCCCAAACAACCGCGCCGCTATCGCCCGCCCCCGCTCCAGCCCCTCCTCCGTCAACCAGACCGACTTGTTCCTGTTCACCGGGTTACTGATGAAACCCTGCTCATGCAATCGGTTCATGATCTCGAAGTCGAATCCTTTCCAGGCATTGCCGTCGTCGGAACTGAGCGCTGCCAACAGGGCAAGCACGGCGTCTTCCATCAGTTTGTCGTCGTATTCCATGGTCGTCACTCCATTCGTGTTCAACAGTTAACGTCGAGTGTGTGAAGGCTCACCATAATACTCGCCGGCCTCCGATGGAAATGCCGCTCAATCCCGTGAAGGTTATTGATCGGCTTCAGTGTGCCCGGCCTCGCCTTTGGGCTGCACTTGTTGATCCCGCTCCGTATAATTCCGCCACTCTGAAGGCAGCCCAGCGCATCTTGCACCTAACGGTGGCTGCCTCCAGTCATCAACTCTCACACTGACGGACGTCGCTAAAGGCACCCCATGGAAACGTCACTGGAAACAGTCGCCCTGTTCTCCCTCAAGCTCGCTTACGAGGAAGAAGGCCTGAGCCCGATCCTGCGGGACGACATGGTCATGGGTGATTACCAGAAAGACATTTTCGAACTGCTGGTGCGGCGTGGGGATGTCGAGACCATTCAGTTCAAGATGAATGAATGCCTAAGCTTGGCGATGGACGCGTTGGGCGGTGTCGAGAAACCGCTGGGGCGCGAGTTGCACAAGTTGTCCGCTGACTTCAGCGAGGCGCGCTCGCTGGAGCAGCTGGATCAGCCGCTCCTCGCGCTCAAGGGTTATTTGAAAGACATCTTGTAATGGGCTGAGCCGTTACAGCAGATGCTTCGAGATGTACTTGGAAATCTCCACCATCGAGGTCTTCCCGGTGAATTCGAACTTCACTTTCCCCAGTGAAGAGAAGTAAATCTCCAGCTCCGAATCCAGATCGAAGGTGCCCGAGGTTTCCACGGAGTACGCGACGATGTTCTTGTACGGTAGGGATGTGAAATCTTTCTTGCTGCCGGTAATGCCCTGAACGTTGACCGCGATGATGCGTTTGTTGGTAAACACCACGCCGTCACGCATGGCCTTGTAAGAGTCGATCACTTCCTCGCCGTCGAGCAACAGCGCGCTTACGCGTTCGGCGTACTCATCGTTCTGCTTGAGTTTGAAGAAGCCTTTGTTGTTGAAGTCGATCATCTGTCCATCCTCATATTCAAGAAAACATCCCGGTATTTCTTTGGTTCAACGACGGGCTTTCAACACGCGGATATCGGTCGGAAATCCATCAGCGCCAACAAGCTTCTTCCAGCCCAGATACTGAAACTCGCCCTTCTCATCAATGTAATCGCCCTTCTCCACGGATCGACCGCCAACCACCGCGACGCGCTTCACTTCGCCACAGCCGCCGTCAGAAGGCCGAACCGTATAGATCACATACGGCTTCACGTATTGCGTGGCGCGGAAGTATTGGCCGCAGATTTCGTCGACGGTGATCAGCATGGTTTTCAGGCGTGCTTCGCCGTCGGTGTCTTCGTGCAGTTTCAGGAAGGAGATGTCGCCGACATCGCTGTAGCCGAGGGCGCGGGCGCGTTGGTAGGCGGGGGAGTTCTGGTGGGCGATGCGGCCTTCCTCGGCAGCACCTTGCATTTTTGCGGCGAACTCGGCTTTGCCTTGGGCGATCATCGCTTCAGCCTGGCCCGCTACGTTTTCGCATTGCGCAAATTCCCGGGAGCCGAGGTGATTGGGCGTCAGGTTCGAGCGCTGTTCATTCATGGTCTGCAGGTTGCTTTCCAGGGCAAACATCACGTCGTAGGCGGTGATGCGACCGCTCTGTACGTCGGCCATTTTTTCCTGCACGCGCTGGCAGTTGCCGGCGTAATACTTCCAGCTGTTTTCCGGGTGTTCTTGCACGGCGGCGAATGCTGGGGGGATTACACCGGCGAGAATGATTGCGCAGAGCAGGCGCAAAGCGTGGGTACTGACTGACATGGGTAGTCCGTTACGGAGCTGGGCAGTGGCGCGACGCTACTATTTTGCTATCTTGCCGTCCACTGCCAGTAACGAGGTCGCCAGCGCCTCGATGGAGTCAATTTTCAGAGGGAGAAACACCTTGATGGCCGTGTTGTACTTTTTCGTCTGGGCAGCCGTTTGGGCTTGGGTCGTGCAGACCCGTGGTGCCTGGAACCTGATCCTTGCCAACCTGGCGGGTGCCGCCAGCGGCTTTATCGTAGCGATGATTTTTTCGGTGGTCTGTTCAGGCCTGTTCCCGGCGCACGTTTCTCCTTCGCCGGAGAACCTGGCCAGTAGCGTGTTGCAAATAATCACCA comes from Pseudomonas sp. RU47 and encodes:
- a CDS encoding S-type pyocin domain-containing protein, which gives rise to MSGYVPNLPKGYRNSGTEPVDVHAQRWAEYKEFPLKNDTTPTSKGCVFAKSCDLADGVIDHKHPAGFIPVESLAKYGEFSLLGGREADAVGNIPLKKISGNALPAALGTLLLGGTGAAAASCGGLCTAGAAGGASIATGSAATGAAGGTGVLTAGVAAGTLAGIVALLWPSSLGDSSLYTEVELQSLEKARTRVRLHVEEQGDGTLKGYGYNTQKRSDWEMIPVVQFVQQGSQQVADFGDGVTLIWTPAVDPSSTAGIPPLEGAPQAPQIWIYPPTEQADSIIVSPIYPDQYKDFILVFPADSGVQPLYIVMNVRLNSGIVTGQGTDVTGIWLAGASVGLGAPVPTRIADQLRGKSFSSFDAFRKAFWIAVGNDTELASQFNDSNKTRMLEGMAPRARAIDTVGKRRSFELHHGIPVSEGGEVYDVDNLSAMTPKHHIDTHRSSK
- a CDS encoding nucleotidyltransferase domain-containing protein, which encodes MTGHIYAFGSICRGEVTPESDVDLLAITQGSDQRFSSDVYSIYSYARIAEIWNEGNAFAWHLSLESRLLYSPDNTDYLQELGTPAIYQSATLDCEKFFALFASSAKALRGGTNSPIFELSTIFLAVRNFATCYSLGTGIPDFSRHSALRLGSNSLDFPNDAFSILERARLICTRGLGNLISKEETHFVTGTLAAIEQWMRTLLISVGKT
- a CDS encoding histone-like nucleoid-structuring protein, MvaT/MvaU family, which translates into the protein MSKLAEYRQLEKHLAEQLQALETMKGDDALKKEIEFETKLRELLDKYGFSLKHIINLLDPQSSSRRQAPAQTTGTRKPRELKTYKNPHSGEVVETKGGNHKTLKEWKTKHGADEVESWLKK
- a CDS encoding bacteriocin immunity protein — protein: MIAVKSSLSEYSENEFLELIKEICSAAGNENYQDELLENFIEVTGNPAASDWIYYPEDGQDDSPKGILETVKAWRASQGLRGFKE
- a CDS encoding PH domain-containing protein is translated as MIDFNNKGFFKLKQNDEYAERVSALLLDGEEVIDSYKAMRDGVVFTNKRIIAVNVQGITGSKKDFTSLPYKNIVAYSVETSGTFDLDSELEIYFSSLGKVKFEFTGKTSMVEISKYISKHLL
- a CDS encoding DUF6429 family protein is translated as MEYDDKLMEDAVLALLAALSSDDGNAWKGFDFEIMNRLHEQGFISNPVNRNKSVWLTEEGLERGRAIAARLFGGSAQAEPANDSDT
- a CDS encoding chromosome segregation protein SMC, with the translated sequence MNEFQASTEQHELLACELGCSEAILLSLPNSDSTLAAANCEKKQRLIDEIDQLTIRRDKYLRAAEEQYAEMAPLEELLEGDEELDANRLREVRSEYNTLKLPYDSNKHHAWILDAQITRREQLLNHETLMVGYTDSIANWKADELELNEKRDSLSKRLVHIQQQAEEDMAKARQAETDAATAYAQAVAWGDTEGEKNANTDAQKAAKNLATAIEHNRRQHLIINALEQELVIVDQHIAEAQREHTAIQRTALLLAEKVLEEQWNEKAQALMDMGAKLWATQRLLGGEHLSLMKLVLPKEGEDFHSWNWHELADRSGQYSVQDILSM
- a CDS encoding pentapeptide repeat-containing protein: MLTNSGKNELKDQKFIADISGEKYSNVNFVRLVAKERKFTKIDFRYSTFDACYLRNCKFDSCDFTGCRFVSTNLHGSIFSGCKFEYASFERTDINNEVLSSGCPGSENLKIRFARSLRMNYQQLGDAISVNRAIEVELNATKEHLYKAWHSNESYYRNKYKSWQRAHQFLLWTKFKLLDLLWGNGESAWKLVCAVFAVLAFMTLFDVLNYRDHFIIKSYWCAFLQAPQVFLGTIHPQHFPASYITFVTFLRLVLFGFFMAIIVKRFNRR